The Candidatus Woesearchaeota archaeon genome has a segment encoding these proteins:
- a CDS encoding DUF2304 family protein has protein sequence MSIGIEALGDFGMLQIIGILFAVFALSRAILRYKDHSIKANELFFWTVIWGGVICVAIFPSIFVTLSKFLGIGRGVDTLIYTGMIILFYALFRIYVKVEAQQKEMTKLVREIAIQNPVRKKK, from the coding sequence ATGAGTATTGGGATAGAAGCGCTGGGAGATTTTGGGATGCTTCAGATAATTGGCATTCTCTTTGCGGTCTTCGCGCTGAGCAGAGCAATCTTGCGCTATAAAGATCACAGCATTAAAGCGAATGAGCTCTTTTTCTGGACAGTAATATGGGGCGGAGTTATTTGTGTCGCGATCTTTCCGAGTATTTTTGTCACGCTTTCAAAATTTTTAGGGATTGGAAGAGGAGTAGATACATTAATTTACACCGGGATGATTATTCTTTTCTACGCGCTGTTTAGAATTTATGTGAAGGTAGAGGCGCAGCAAAAAGAAATGACAAAACTGGTGCGGGAAATTGCGATTCAAAATCCTGTGCGCAAAAAAAAGTGA
- a CDS encoding glycosyltransferase family 2 protein codes for MEQKEKKEQCNDAVWVVIAGYNEEKRIDAVISDLKKNGYHNIIVVDDGSKDATGAVAADAGATVLRHLMNRGQGAALKTGIDFAMKNDAEIIVTFDADGQHHAEEIGRLTKPIHAEEVDACLGSRFLDTMSNVPWHRKMILKGGAWIIWLFYGVRLTDSHNGFRAIKREAVRKLELKADRMEHASEIVEQIGKQNISYKEVPVTITYTAYSLEKGQSTFAAVGILWNMIKSKVLK; via the coding sequence ATGGAGCAGAAAGAAAAGAAAGAACAGTGCAATGATGCGGTATGGGTAGTTATTGCGGGTTATAACGAAGAAAAAAGAATTGACGCGGTTATTTCTGATCTCAAAAAGAATGGTTATCACAATATTATTGTTGTTGATGATGGGTCAAAAGATGCGACTGGAGCGGTTGCGGCAGATGCTGGCGCGACAGTACTTCGCCATCTCATGAACAGAGGACAAGGCGCGGCGTTAAAAACAGGAATAGATTTTGCGATGAAGAATGACGCGGAAATTATTGTAACCTTTGACGCGGATGGGCAGCATCATGCAGAAGAGATTGGACGATTAACAAAGCCAATACACGCTGAAGAAGTAGATGCGTGTTTGGGTTCAAGATTTTTAGATACAATGTCCAATGTTCCTTGGCATCGAAAGATGATACTCAAAGGGGGTGCTTGGATTATTTGGCTGTTTTATGGAGTCCGATTGACAGATTCGCATAATGGATTTCGCGCGATAAAAAGAGAAGCAGTGCGGAAGCTTGAGTTAAAGGCAGATCGCATGGAGCATGCGTCAGAAATAGTGGAGCAGATAGGAAAACAAAACATTTCCTATAAAGAAGTTCCAGTCACTATTACCTACACAGCGTATTCGCTTGAGAAGGGGCAAAGCACTTTTGCTGCAGTGGGTATTTTGTGGAATATGATTAAGAGTAAAGTATTGAAGTAA